atacctatAAAACCTAATGTTTTACCTATATACtcagtgtaatttttcgacgaagggtgtCAGTTGACCAGTGGCGAAGCCATATGGTCAcaagtaggggtgtcaatggttcggttcgtcCAGTTATTTTATAAAGTTtttaccataccaatttttcagttattttattatatataaccaaaattagacttttcaaaaCCGTCCCAATTacgtcggtttctcttcggtatcgatacgttcggttaattttcggtaattattttaaatgtcatgtaaaagtcactagtagaagtagaatgtaATAATatacgtacttttataggacttagcaaaactctctaaatATTTTTACGATTTAAAAGGTGgataattaagaaaatatgaaagatagctagagtatagatccatcaactattttACAACAtcgtaaaagaaactaagcacaaaatataaaaaatgactaGAGTATAGATACATCAACGATTCTACAACAtcgtaaaagaaactaagcaaatacaaaaaaatattaattacacgagtggaaagatattaatcAAGTTGGGATTCAAGAATAAAGTGTATAGAAGATTAAACAtccaaaaagataaatctaaatcatatgaaaggaaacattcaatacattgtagtttgctacacATAGTCGCTACAATAcattgtgtcttgctagtgaatatgctggaaataatctagtttcaatagaagtagcataataggtttgaaaattaggattttgagtttaattactagTTTGCTTGTAACTGTTTCATAATTCCAAGGTCCAAGAAAAAATtcaatgctttattatttttaaacttaatatataaatatattttcacattataaatttattcggtacggttcggtaatttttcagtttattttcataaaataaaaaaccctaccctaattatcggtacggttatagatttatataaaaacctacggttttatCAAAAGAAACCTAAAATTCGATTCGGTATGGTACAATTGAGTCGGTTTaatcggtttttaaatatccattgacacccctagtcaCAAGGGTGGTCACTTCGTTGAAAAATTTCACTGTGTATATAGGAAAAATATTatgttttagaggtatataacacatattgaacactctttgtcgcgattttttttttatttctttcaaatttgaataccTTTAGGAAAATTCCTAGCTCCTTTCGGACATGTGGCTTCGCCCCTGCTTGTAGGGGCAAGTTTCTAGAGCAAAAAAATAAAGTCGTTAATTTTAAGTGAATTAGTTTTTTTATATATCTATGTTAAATTGTTATGATTATTGGCAATATACCTGAGTAAAAAAATTCACACATTTAAATCATGAAAGAAACAATTTATAACCACTCGTATTAAACATGCATCCCCATCCGCTTTTCAAAACTTGAGAAattcaatttttccttttaattaatAGTACTAATATTTCTACCACattaattcttattgttgataTTTCAACAAGAAGATGTAAGACGAATATCTTATATATCAAGTTGATTTGACAAACTCGAAGTCTTTATCCCAATGTGTGTGTCTTAGCTAATCTGTGTACAAAGTCAACTTGAGCATTAATGTAAATACTATTCCTCCTGTCCATGATCAATTTACTTTTTTGGGTTCAAAATAAGTGTtagatttatataatcaagaaaaaatttaatttattttttcaagattattCTTATGTAGGTATTTCTAAAAAAtcatttactcctcacatttGAAAAGAAAAGTGTTACTATAATTATGGTGCAACATTTAATAAAAGATAGTTTACTCACACTAACTATTTTCGTCTAGAATTTAATATTTCCTTAATGAATGTGTTCAAAGCAAATTGACCACTTATTATGTACCGGAGGGAGAACTCCCATATTATTATGCTAAAACCAACGCAAGCAAGCACAAGTGATATCATTCATTTGCCGTTAACCATCCATTTTTCAACTCTATTATTTtgtgcttatatatatatatatatatatatatatatatatatatatatatatatatatatatatatatcccttttttaaaagaaaaaagttttGCAGATAATCATTCAATTTTCAGTTTATTGCATCAAAGTCATAAAACTAAATTCTAAGACGAAAAATATAATTCAGTCATCTCTATACATCATAGAAACTAGAAAAAAGGCCAACCAGGAGCGTAGCCATCTTGCTTGAAGCGGTATcacaaattataaataaaattaaaattttggatataaatataaaaaatgataTCACTTGCCAttacaataatttattcatttgttcaATTATTGACATCGCTTACGAAAATTTCTGCATATTCCGCTGAcatcaacaaaatattaaatCTGAAACATAAGTATTTTTCTAGTAGTACCTCaaataatggtaatttttctctgTTAGATTAGCAATAGTGATACAAATAGATCTCTAAGGGCATCTCCAACTTTTACCCTATTTTTGATCCCCAAAATAGAGATTTTTCCATTTTGGGGACAACTTACTCCAATCATTCCCCCATTTTTTTCCCCAAagttttttatattcttttctctcttttatattatattattatctttcattttaattttcattaaacaaatttcatcttttatttttattaatttgtaatttctattaaaacaatttcataaaatttcaaataatataatttgtaagaaattattatagattaactaataattcaaataaaagtgaaatcattgcgatacaagattaattaaatacatattacataacgataaaattcatttgaaatactacataaatattcaacttcaacctctaataaaattaacttacaattttacgtaaaaataataaatacacgaaaattaatttatcaaaattatacgccaaagttatgatgtaaaaaatattataaagacattacataaacataattatgtatatataaagaaataaattaaaagattaaataataataaaaatatatgaataGTAATGGGAGATGAATAGTGTACCCCATATTTGAGGGAATACTATTCATCCCCGATTTTGGGGACAAAAATTGAGAAGGATTAAAGCTTCATTACCCTAAAAATTGCCCCAATTATGAAGAAATGGGGTAAGGTTGGAGACGGCCTAACATGATCACTGCAATGGAATGACAATATGGAGGCCAAAACTAGGCTTTTTTTACAagtaattttcaaataaaagctGAAACACAACTGTGCCAAATTAATAAGAGCAATCACTGTAATAGaggaaaataaaataatcaaCTAAGAATATAGCTTAAACTCACtctcattcttttttcttttttctttaggcCAATCACTGAGCATCATAGTGCATAAGGTATTGCACATTCACGCCGGGTCCAGAAAAGAGCCATATTTCAAGGAGTGTGAAGTAGACAGTTTAGCCTGATGCAAGCATTAACGGCTGATTCGacgactcgaacccgtgacctatataTATAGTTACCGTTAATCAAATACTCCCGCCACTCTCATTCTTTAACATGAGTACTAAATTTGTTAATAATTGATTGCCTTTGAAAATCTCATATCTCGAAATAACAACCGAATTGAACATGACCACTGTACTCATCTGGAGTCTCTACTTTTATCCACGCTCTTACTTTTTCACTCATATCCAAAGCATAAACACTATGGAGTTCATCATATTCTTCATTTCCCACCAATATCAACTTCCCTTGACACGCTGTCAAATATGCCACGTTGGAAATCTGAGCTGGCAACCTTGCCACCATCTGCCACGTAGCATGTTCCTTCACGAccacgtcaccgtcttggcacaTGTATAATCTCCCATCATCACCTTCAGTGCAAGTATGAGGAGAATTATTAACACTCAAGGAGTCATCTACAAAACTCCACTGCCACGTGGCAAAGTCGAACACCTCAGCATTTTTCTCAAAGTGACCTTGTGCCCACGTAGGATAACCGCCAATGACGTGGAATTTACCTTCATGAAACACAACCTTACATTCGTCTCTCTGCATCACCATGTCAGGCACTGTAACCCACTCGTCTTTCACGACGTCGTATAACAGAACCGACTTCAGCGCGTTCTTCTCGTCGTCATGTCCGCCGGCGACGAGGATGACCTGATCGGAATCCGAACCGCATCCGAAAAACAACCTCTGCTGACCTGGCATATCCGCTCCACGTCGCCACGTTCCGGATATGAAGTTGTAGATAAAAACACAGTCCATAACCCGCCAAGTAACCGGGTCACACCCGCCAATCACTACTAAATCGGATCCAACTCCAACAATCCGGCAAAAATTCGGCAACCCGTCAATCAACTCCGGTATCGGCGGCAAGTCGTACCAACAGCCGTTTTCCGGGTCACAGATGGAGAGACGGTAAATCTGGGTAGACGAGAGGGTAGTGTCACCCTGAGGCTTTTTTACAGTAGCAACCATAGCTTGGACCATGGCTAAAACGGGTCGGGTGAACCCGGAAATTTTCCGCCGTTTTCGAAACTCCGGCAGCGTAATCTCGCCGTTCCAGGTCTTGCATATTGAAGCTGCTTTAGAAAACTGGTCAATAGGAAGTCGTATGAGACATTCAATCGCTATGTCATTAGGTAGCCCTGGGATCAGGTCCATGGCTTTTGATTTGTATGATATGAATATTGCTATTAAAACTGTATAGTTTCAGAAGAAATTACGAAGTGAATTTAGTTGGGTTTTTTCAGTGTTGTAATGTGAGTGGATAAATAAAGAAGAAGGAAGGACATAAATTATGAGGCATGGTTTCACAAAACCGTAAGCGGATGTTTTTTTATACTGTTTTGCGCATGAATTGACAATAGGGACAAAACTGAGTTTACCTTTGGAAGAAATAACCTAAATATCCATCCCCAGGCCCCAGCCACTTAAATTAAATATaactattttgaaggtatatatatatatatatatatatatatatatatatatatatataatgatggATCCAGGATTTTGGGTTCGTGGGTGCTTAACTTTTTTTGACATGCAGTTACTAATATATATATCAATCACATAGTATAATAAGTGCACAATTATTTGAATATGACGgtcaaaaaaattaataaaaaaattcgtATTAATATTATAGATGCGTGTAAAGAAAAATGAGCGggagagattttttttttaatggaTTTTGCCACTCTAGAGAAACTATTTATTTGTAGAAGAGGACGAACTATGgagtttcttcctttctttgttaTGGGGAATTATTAggtaaaatagaaaaggaaaaattaaaaaagaggaaggtaaaataaaatttagtgaAAAAGTAGTctgaaaaggaaataaataaagtaATAGTATTGGATAAAAAATGTAGCTACTGGATTAGATATTTTCCTTCAAAAAAACCTAATTGACCCgaaagaaagaaagtaaaattgACCCTGTTAAGAGTACGATTCAATCTCTCAACCCCACACTAAGTAAAAGCACACACTACCCTTGCTTGACCGAAGCACCTATTAGTTCCTTTGTATTATGGGTGATTTCTTATTTAAGGCCTaaagttttttgtataattatacATATTTCGTGGAAGTTTAATGGGTGCTGAAACACCTAAATTTAGTATATGAAttcgcatatatatatatatatataattaatatataatttacATATATCAATTaggaaaagtaaacaataaattaattatttatataatttttttgaagCACTAGTAGGCACGGAGAATTCGAGAAGAGATAAAGGGGATCAAGTTGTGCATCTCTCATAGTCGACAAGTAGGGCAACTTGGTTATTACGGTTATAATCAAGATTTAAAATTGCTGTCTATTTATAGAGGATCAGAGGTCTATTTCctttgctctgatggtaagcaacccccacttccaaccgagaggttgtgagttcgagtctccccaagagcaaggtgggaagttcttggagggaaggatgccggaggtctatttggaaacagtctctctaccctagggtaaggataaggtctgcgtacacactaccctccccagaccctactaagtgggattatactgggttgttattgttgttgttgttgttgttgtagaggTCTATTTCCttcggtccataataagtgatcaatttatttttttattttggtccaaaataagtgtctatttgtataatcaagaaagaattcaatttatttttacaaaattacccttatgtacatattcctaaaaagttttcttactcctcacattaaatatttaattaagagTAGTTTAGTCATTCTAGttatttttgtatagaatttagtattttcttaatgaaCGTGCCAAaagtaaattggtcacttattttaaaaaatcCAAAGGATTTTATAGTCTCTATTGTTTTCATTATTCCATATTTTTTTGGCAACACATCCCTTTCTGACCCCGTTCGTTACTGTTTACTGCTGGTCACTAATGGTTTCTTATTAATCTTAGTGGGCGTctggacataagaattataaaattccaaaaaaaagtgaaaaagaatttctagtgaaaatggtatttgaaa
Above is a window of Nicotiana tabacum cultivar K326 chromosome 8, ASM71507v2, whole genome shotgun sequence DNA encoding:
- the LOC107783780 gene encoding F-box/kelch-repeat protein At1g80440-like; protein product: MDLIPGLPNDIAIECLIRLPIDQFSKAASICKTWNGEITLPEFRKRRKISGFTRPVLAMVQAMVATVKKPQGDTTLSSTQIYRLSICDPENGCWYDLPPIPELIDGLPNFCRIVGVGSDLVVIGGCDPVTWRVMDCVFIYNFISGTWRRGADMPGQQRLFFGCGSDSDQVILVAGGHDDEKNALKSVLLYDVVKDEWVTVPDMVMQRDECKVVFHEGKFHVIGGYPTWAQGHFEKNAEVFDFATWQWSFVDDSLSVNNSPHTCTEGDDGRLYMCQDGDVVVKEHATWQMVARLPAQISNVAYLTACQGKLILVGNEEYDELHSVYALDMSEKVRAWIKVETPDEYSGHVQFGCYFEI